In a genomic window of Phragmites australis chromosome 14, lpPhrAust1.1, whole genome shotgun sequence:
- the LOC133891547 gene encoding ATP-dependent helicase rhp16-like: protein MPRRSGNPSPGSSSRRRRRGEEEDGFPSDDTSDSDFVADSEDEAEVEDDEGCAPDADGAPAPVRAVAPPPPYRPRKGKGSKKARDEDAPPLPWEEWEVANGKWLDERMAAGEDGEASEAAATAAGSVPTVEPAPEVVLPLLRFQKEWLAWALAQEASVSRGGILADEMGMGKTIQAISLVLTARRLRPPGQRGAASSASLGCPMRPLGCTLVICPVVAVIQWAQEIERHTAKGSVRVLLYHGPKRGTQNYDFDNYDFVLTTYSTIEADYRKHIMPPKIRCKYCDKLFYPIKMKVHLKYYCGPDAERTEKQAKQQSKKWGSKKVKGKRRGHKKEGDEENGDFEELGDELGSLSRGESPLHLVRWERIILDEAHFIKDRRCNTARAVFALESEYKWALSGTPLQNRVGELYSLVRFLQIFPYSNYFCKDCGCETLDTRMKKQCDCGHSSVRHFCWWNKYIAKPIQWGTASDEGQRAIVLLKEKVLKGIVLRRTKTGRAADLAIPPKIVTLRRDSFDKNEMEFYEALYTQSCTQFDSYVVAGTLMNNYAHIFDLLTRLRQAVDHPYLVAYSKTAGLREGLKNEGIESMESQCGICHNMAEDIVVTSCDHAFCKTCLMDYSATLGNVSCPSCSKPLTVDLTTQNSGERVTPTVKCSKRSGILGRLESLADFKTSTKIDALREEVRNMIEHDGSAKGIVFSQFTSFLDLIQFSLEKSGIKCVQLNGAMNIAEKGRAIDTFTDDPDCRIFLMSLKAGGVALNLTVASHVFLMDPWWNPAVESQAQDRIHRIGQFKPIRSMRFVIKDSVEERILQLQEKKQLVFEGTVGDSPEAMSKLTEADLRFLFQI, encoded by the exons ATGCCTCGACGAAGCGGGAACCCCTCCCCCG GGTCCAgcagccggcgccgccgccgcggcgaggaggaggacggatTCCCCTCCGACGACACCTCCGACTCCGACTTCGTCGCCGACTCCGAGGACGAGGCCGAGGTGGAGGACGACGAGGGGTGTGCGCCCGATGCGGACGGCGCGCCCGCTCCCGTGCGCgcggtggcgccgccgccgccgtatcGGCCgcggaaggggaaggggagtAAGAAGGCGAGGGACGAGgacgcgccgccgctgccgtggGAGGAGTGGGAGGTGGCAAACGGTAAATGGCTCGACGAGCGCATGGCTGCGGGTGAGGACGGCGAGGCCTCGGAGGCTGCAGCCACGGCGGCCGGGTCCGTGCCGACGGTGGAGCCGGCCCCGGAGGTGGTGCTCCCGCTGCTGCGCTTCCAGAAGGAGTGGCTCGCGTGGGCGCTAGCACAGGAGGCCTCCGTCTCGCGCGGCGGCATCCTCGCCGACGAGATGGGGATGGGGAAGACCATCCAAGCCATCTCTCTCGTCCTCACTGCGCGCCGGCTCCGCCCCCCTGGCCAGCGGGGGGCGGCCTCCTCGGCATCGCTTGGCTGCCCGATGCGGCCGTTGGGGTGCACGCTGGTCATCTGCCCAGTGGTGGCCGTCATCCAATGGGCTCAGGAGATCGAGCGGCATACTGCCAAGGGCAGTGTGCGCGTGCTGCTCTACCATGGCCCTAAGCGCGGCACGCAGAACTATGATTTCGACAACTACGACTTTGTTCTCACCACCTACTCCACCATCGAGGCGGACTACCGGAAGCACATCATGCCACCCAAGATTCGGTGCAAGTACTGCGATAAATTGTTTTACCCCATCAAGATGAAGGTGCATTTGAAGTATTACTGTGGGCCTGATGCCGAGCGCACCGAGAAGCAGGCTAAGCAGCAGAGCAAGAAATGGGGTAGCAAGAAGGTGAAGGGAAAGAGAAGGGGTCATAAGAAGGAGGGTGATGAAGAGAACGGGGATTTTGAAGAATTGGGTGATGAATTAGGGAGTCTGTCAAGGGGTGAGTCACCTCTGCACTTGGTGCGGTGGGAGCGGATTATCTTGGATGAG GCCCACTTCATAAAAGATAGACGATGCAATACTGCAAGGGCTGTTTTTGCACTAGAGTCAGAATACAAGTGGGCTCTGAGTGGAACACCCTTGCAGAACCGTGTTGGAGAACTTTACTCGCTG GTTCGCTTCTTGCAAATATTCCCTTACTCTAACTATTTCTGCAAGGACTGTGGCTGCGAGACATTAGATACCCG TATGAAGAAACAGTGTGACTGTGGTCACTCATCTGTTAGACACTTTTGCTGGTGGAATAAG TACATAGCGAAGCCAATACAGTGGGGTACAGCAAGTGATGAGGGCCAAAGAGCCATAGTTCTTCTGAAGGAGAAAGTTCTGAAAGGCATAGTGTTAAGGCGCACTAAAACAGGCCGAGCTGCAGATCTTGCTATTCCACCAAAGATT GTGACATTGAGGCGGGACTCGTTTGATAAAAATGAAATGGAATTCTATGAAGCTTTGTATACCCAAAGCTGCACACAATTTGATTC ATATGTCGTTGCTGGAACACTGATGAACAATTATGCTCATATCTTTGATCTCCTCACAAGGTTGAGACAG GCTGTTGATCATCCCTACCTTGTAGCATATTCTAAGACAGCAGGACTTCGTGAAGGACTGAAAAACGAAGGAATTGAGTCCATGGAAAGCCAGTGTGGTATATGTCATAATATGGCTGAAGATATTGTG GTTACCTCTTGTGATCATGCATTCTGCAAGACTTGTTTGATGGACTATTCTGCAACTTTGGGGAATGTTTCATGTCCATCCTGTTCAAAACCTCTTACTGTGGACTTGACTACACAAAATTCAGGAGAAAGGGTTACTCCAACTGTCAAGTGTAGCAAACGCTCAGGCATATTAGGCAGGCTAGAAAGCCTTGCAGATTTTAAGACAAGTACAAAAATTGATGCGTTG AGGGAGGAGGTAAGAAACATGATTGAGCACGATGGTTCAGCCAAAGGGATTGTGTTCAGCCAGTTCACATCATTCTTGGATTTGATTCAATTCTCCCTGGAGAAG TCTGGCATCAAGTGTGTCCAACTTAATGGGGCCATGAACATTGCCGAGAAGGGAAGAGCCATAGATACCTTCACTGATGATCCAGACTGCAGGATCTTTCTGATGAGCCTGAAAGCAGGAGGGGTAGCTCTGAATCTCACTGTAGCGTCTCAT GTTTTCTTGATGGACCCGTGGTGGAATCCAGCAGTCGAGAGCCAGGCCCAGGATCGGATCCACCGAATTGGGCAGTTCAAGCCAATCAG